The stretch of DNA CGATTATTATAAAAATTATAACAAGAGTCTCTATCATCAAAGTTCACCCCCGATATACTTCGCGATGAAGAGCGTTCCGATGAACGAAAGAAGAGCATAGACGATCGCGACCTCTACGAAGAAGAGCTCCTCATAACCGATTCCGACTACAAGAAACACCCCGACCGTCAGGGTGTTTATCACGTCGAAGGCGACGACCCTGTCAGGCGCAGTCGGTCCCTTTACAAGTCTCAACATCGCGATGACGATAAGGAGACACAATATTCCCGCAACGATGAACCAAAGTTCGCTCATTCTGCGATCCTCCTGATCCACCCGACGAGGTTGAATATCGGAAACAGGTCTTTTTCGTCCGCAATCTCTTTTGCAGCAAGTTCTTCGCTCACGTTGATTACATGAACGAAAAGGTCTCCCGATTCCTCGTCCACCTCCACGGACAAGGTTCCGGGAGTAAGCGTAATCGAGTTTGCAAGAAGAAGCACCCCGAGGTCCGTCTTCAGCCCGGGCGAGATCCTCACGATCCCCGGGTTTATTTTTCCCGTGATCACCCTCATAGCGACGTCGAGGTTCGCCCTCGCCATCTCGATGAAGAACGGGATGATATAGATTACCAGCAATACCCATCTCAGGGGATTTATCATCCTGTAATTTTTGCTGCTGCAAAAGAACCTGCCCGAGATTGCCCCTGCAACAACTGAAACGAATACCCCTGCGATGATCTCCTCATAACTCCATAGTCCGAGCACATCTCCGCTTCCCGATGTCAGAATCAGGTAAAGAATGAAGCACAGGATTGCAGTTACGATAAAAGGCATCAAAACTCCATCACTCCTCTCTCCGTAATCGATACAATTTCAGATTTCCAGCATAAATACCCGGAATTAAGGAAAAAAGATCCCGGAACCAGCAATTTGCTATGATTAATAATGATATATTCCGACATAACTGTTTTGAAAGTGTCGGATCTCTCATTTTCCGGGGGAATAAATTGACAGATGCGGCAGTTTATTACTTTTAGAATCGAAAAAATTAATCACAGATGGCAAAATCGTTTCTTGGAAAACTGACCCTGTACTGGTGCGACGAGTGCGGAACGCCGGTACTCGGAAAGAAGTGCTCCTGCGGCGCCGAAACACGCCAGGTCCAGGTGACTCCACCGGGGGATATCAGGCCGGCGTTTCAGGCGGATATAGATCATATAAATAAATTATACAGATCCTTCTTCGGTTCCGACCTGATCCCGGAGAATCATATCGCGGTTCTGAATAAAATTCCCGATAAGGACAGGATGGAGGAGGTCGTCATGGGAGGCGCAGTAGTCTGTGCGTTCAGGTATCTTCCGGAAGAGAAGAGATGGGAGATCCTCCCGAGGACTCATGCCGCATTATACTCGAAGCCGGAGAAAGGATTCGTGATTGCCGACGACGGTGCGATAGAATCTATTCAGAGCGGATCGAGCCTGCTTGCACCGGGTCTTGTCGATATTCACCCGGATGTGAAGGACGGCGACGAGGTTCTTATACTCGACCGGGCGGGCAACTGCATCGGTGCCGGAAGGTCACGAGTCAATGCAGCCGATGCCGTCAAAATGGAGAGAGGACAGGTAGTAAGGACGAGAAAGGCCGGACAAGGAGTCTGCATTCCCAAAGAATCCACGTGGGAGAAGGCGGTGGAATCGAATGGAATTGTCCTGAAGAATATGGAGACCGAGGCGGTGAACTTCGTCAAATCAGTTAAAAGCAAAAATCCCGATCTCTTCGCTTCCGTATCGTATTCGGGAGGAAAGGACAGCCTTGCAACGCTCCTGATCGTGCAGAAGGCGATAGGAAAAGTTCCGATTATATTCTCGGATACGGGCCTTGAATTCCCGGAGACATACAAAAATATCGAGGAGGTTGTCCGGAAATACGATCTCGAAATTATCAAAACAGGAGCCGGGGATTCCTTCTGGAATAACATGGAGATCCAGGGGCCGCCTTCGGTGGATGCAAGATGGTGCTGCAGCGTATGTAAACTGAACCCGGTCAGGGATCTAATAAAGGAGAACTGGGGAGAGTGCCTCTCGTTCATCGGACAGAGGAAGTATGAGTCTCTCGCGAGGATGAAGAGCCCGCG from Methanolacinia petrolearia DSM 11571 encodes:
- a CDS encoding phosphoadenosine phosphosulfate reductase domain-containing protein, with translation MAKSFLGKLTLYWCDECGTPVLGKKCSCGAETRQVQVTPPGDIRPAFQADIDHINKLYRSFFGSDLIPENHIAVLNKIPDKDRMEEVVMGGAVVCAFRYLPEEKRWEILPRTHAALYSKPEKGFVIADDGAIESIQSGSSLLAPGLVDIHPDVKDGDEVLILDRAGNCIGAGRSRVNAADAVKMERGQVVRTRKAGQGVCIPKESTWEKAVESNGIVLKNMETEAVNFVKSVKSKNPDLFASVSYSGGKDSLATLLIVQKAIGKVPIIFSDTGLEFPETYKNIEEVVRKYDLEIIKTGAGDSFWNNMEIQGPPSVDARWCCSVCKLNPVRDLIKENWGECLSFIGQRKYESLARMKSPRVWRNFKVQVQLSASPIQHWTALHVFLYLFQEKAPYNELYERRIDRIGCFMCPSSDIATFETIKSDYPDLWQVWESKLEDYREKNDLPESWAVNFEWRKRGETDDTSSYS
- a CDS encoding Na+/H+ antiporter subunit E, with the translated sequence MPFIVTAILCFILYLILTSGSGDVLGLWSYEEIIAGVFVSVVAGAISGRFFCSSKNYRMINPLRWVLLVIYIIPFFIEMARANLDVAMRVITGKINPGIVRISPGLKTDLGVLLLANSITLTPGTLSVEVDEESGDLFVHVINVSEELAAKEIADEKDLFPIFNLVGWIRRIAE
- a CDS encoding cation:proton antiporter yields the protein MSELWFIVAGILCLLIVIAMLRLVKGPTAPDRVVAFDVINTLTVGVFLVVGIGYEELFFVEVAIVYALLSFIGTLFIAKYIGGEL